The Spirulina subsalsa PCC 9445 region AGGACGTGCGAGAAGCAGAACTGGTTTTTCCTTGAATGCGACTGCTGTATTGAGAGGTATCCACATCAACGCCAATTTCAGAAGCGGCACGACCTAACATCGATTCTTGGCGGTTACGGACGATCCGATTATGACGCATCATTAACGCACGAGCTTGATTTTGAGTATCCATAAATTTTGTCTCCGTATTGCTTTATTCAAAAAGTGAATTTTTTGTTTTTTGCTTATGTTTTCAATATAGCAGGAAATTCTGTAACAATGGCTACAAAATGCTATCTGTTCAAGAATCTTAATATTTTTTGGGGAAATCAAGGCTGCATAGCTTGTAACAGGGAGTACCGACTTCTGGACTCCTGTATTTTTGCTCCGTTCGCGCAGCGTCTCGGAACGAGACAAGAGACTCATTAACCAGATGGACTTGCGATAGAACGCTATAGTGGGGATTGATTGATCCTGAACTGAAGTCCTATCAAGTACAAACTATGAACCGCAGAGACTTTTTAAATTGGATTGGTGTGGGATTTGTGGCTAGTTTTCTCCCGGTTGCGATCGCCGCTTGTTCAGAGAGCGAGGAAACCACTACCGCCACACCGGGGGAATTCCAAGGGGTGGGAACCGTGACGGCCCTCAATGCAGAAGGTCATTTACTGGATGAATCTTCCCCTATCGGTAGTATTTCAATCCTGAAAAATCCCACGAATCCCGAGGAATTGTTAGCGGTTAATCCGACCTGTACCCATAACGGGTGTACCGTAGATTGGAACCGAGAAGCCGGAAAATATATTTGCCCTTGTCATGGGGCTGAATATAGTCCCGAGGGGGAAGTGTTACAAGGCCCGGCGATGGATTCTTTACCCACCTACGAGGTGAAAGTAGAAGGGGATGAAATTCTAGCTCGCATCATTTAAATAAAGCCCGATTTCTGGTTATTTTTGCCGAAAAATGGGCAAATTGACCAAGAAACCGGGTTTTAAAGAAGGTGGGTTAAAACGCTACTTGACTACTCCGGCCGGAATGGTGGGGGGTTGCTGAGAACGGGACTGTAAGACGCTTTCTTTTAAGCTGTCGGCTAAAACATCGCTACGAGATTTAGCAAGGGCGAAAAAGGCGATGGCGGGAATGACCCCAACCACCCAGCCTAACAGGGCCGGAATCCAGAAGCCAGAACCAACACTCATCACCGTCGCAAAGATTAAATTGCTTACATAAACCACGAGAGGAAAGATCAATTGCTCACGGGAAAGATTGAGGGGGGTTTTCGGCCATAACAGGGTGGCAACAGTCATAAATACAACACCAGTCCCAAACCATCCAGCAAAGTTTTGATAAGGCATCCCGAAAAATCCGCCCGGTTGTTCCCAAATCCAGAAGGGAACGTTGGTCTGGCTCATGGCCGGGTCGAGAACGAAATCCCAAGAGGTCAGGAGTAGGGATCCGAAGGCGATCGCACTGATTAAACTCCAGCGAGTCGCTACCCCACGAGACTCTAGACCCACACGCACTAGAAGATAGGCACTAAACCCGAGATAAAACCAAGATAAGGGAATGGTAAACGGCACTAAACCCGCAATTTTATAACCTAAACCACTTAAATAACGGTAATGTCCAAAAGGGAATCCGGTACTGGTGCCTAAAAGCTCACTTCCTAAAGAAAGGAACACCGCAGGCATCATGAAGGTTAAACAACGACGTAAACCCAAAATGCGGTAAGCATAAATGGCTACCGCCGCCGTCGCTAAAACCATATAACTCGCGCCCCCTCCAGCCATTGACCAGCGAAAGACCAATTGACCAAACTCCGGCAGATTAGCGATAAATTGAGCGTTCGGGAGGACAAGGAGTAAGCCCGCTAAACCAAATACCATCGAGATGATATGGCCAACGAGCAGAGAGCGTTCAGCAATAACAAGTTTTTTCATCTAAAATGCAAACCTCTTGAATCTGAGTGGTTCATCCCGCCAAACTGCTCGTTGCTCTGAACTGGGGGCAGTGGGGGCGGGGAATTGCGTAACATCTAGAATGGGAATTTCAATGGTTGATAATAGTCCGTCTATCCTGACTGGAGATAGCATGACACCACATTTTATTAAACAATAGTTTACATCTGTACACAATACTTTACTTTCTGTCCAGTTCGGGAGAGAACAGCAAATCGTATCTTTTGTTACGAACCCCGCCGATTGAGTGAAATCCGTTAGAATGGGAGGACAGGAGTGCTGTGAGATAAGCGGGTGTGACGGATTGCCTTAAGGTCTGGAATCCACCCCTTATGTTCCCCCTCTTGGCTCTCTCGTCGCTCTTAGCAGGCATTTGGGAATTCTATGACCTCATCTGTGATCAAAGACCTCAATCTAGAAATTCGCCCGTTGCAACTCCGTGATCTCGATGGGGTAGAACAACTGGTTAATCAAGTATTAGCGGATGACCACGAGAAACAAGCGAATCATCTCCGCAAAACCCTAAGAGCTTTTCGTCAGTGGTATGGTTTATTAAAAGTGCTGCGTCTGTTCCCCAACCCGACCCAGCATCGTTTTTGTTTATATGTGGCGGCGAGGGGCGATACTATTGATGGGTTAATTCACGTTTCCCCCTTCAACCGCACGCGCACGACTTGGCGGGTGGAGAAAATCTTAGTCAATCCGACTCTCCAAGCTGGAGAGAAACTCATCCCAGCCCAAGAAGTGGGTTCTCATTTGTTGCGGCACTGTTTAGAGACAATTTGGGAAGCACGCACTTGGTTGTTAGAAGTCAATGTGAACGATAATGAAAGTCTGGGGATTTACCGACAAAATGGCTTTCAACCTTTAGCACAACTCACCTATTGGGCGATCGCACCGGATTTATTAAACCACCTCGCCGAAACCCCCCCGAGTGTCCCTAATTTACTCCCAGTCAGCAACGCCGACGCTCAATTGTTGTATCAACTAGATACCGTCTCCATGCCGCCCCTGTTGCGTCAAGTTTTTGACCGCCATATTCTGGACTTTAAAACCCCGTTCTGGCAGGCTTTATTCGATAACCTGAAAAAATGGTTCAATCATCAAGAACGAGTGCAGGGTTATGTTTTTGAACCCCAACGCAAGGCGGCCATTGGCTATTTTGACTTAAAAATTACTAAAAATGGAGTGAAAGCCCATAAAGCCCAGTTAACGGTACATCCGGCCTATACTTGGCTCTATCCTGAACTGCTGTCTCAGATGGCGCTAGCTGTGCAGAATATCCCCCCTCAAACGTTGCTCCTTGCTTCAGCCGACTATCAACCGGAACGGGAAGAGTATTTAGAGAAATTAGGGGCAGAGCGCACCGAACACACCCTGTTAATGTCTCGCTCAGTATGGCACAAGTTACGAGAAACGAAACCCCTTGAAGGGCTGCAACTATCAGATGTGTTGCAAGGTTTACAACCCGCCCGGACTCCTGTTCCGAGTCGAATCTCTTGGATGCGCCACTTCCAACATCAAAAACCTGTTCAAGGGGGAGAAAAGGGGGCTGAACATCCCCCGGAAGCCCATTCTTGAGAGTCCCCGCTTTCCTGCTCCCTCTGCCCTTGTTCAGTCTAGGGTTTGCTACGCAACGCCACCGGTTCTCTACAAGTCGTAGAGAACGGTTTTTGCCGCAGACCCTAAAAAGACGGGACGACCAAGCTCCTGTTTTTTCTCGTGTTAACCTATCTCCAGCCCTCG contains the following coding sequences:
- a CDS encoding ubiquinol-cytochrome c reductase iron-sulfur subunit, whose translation is MNRRDFLNWIGVGFVASFLPVAIAACSESEETTTATPGEFQGVGTVTALNAEGHLLDESSPIGSISILKNPTNPEELLAVNPTCTHNGCTVDWNREAGKYICPCHGAEYSPEGEVLQGPAMDSLPTYEVKVEGDEILARII
- the cruF gene encoding gamma-carotene 1'-hydroxylase CruF, which produces MKKLVIAERSLLVGHIISMVFGLAGLLLVLPNAQFIANLPEFGQLVFRWSMAGGGASYMVLATAAVAIYAYRILGLRRCLTFMMPAVFLSLGSELLGTSTGFPFGHYRYLSGLGYKIAGLVPFTIPLSWFYLGFSAYLLVRVGLESRGVATRWSLISAIAFGSLLLTSWDFVLDPAMSQTNVPFWIWEQPGGFFGMPYQNFAGWFGTGVVFMTVATLLWPKTPLNLSREQLIFPLVVYVSNLIFATVMSVGSGFWIPALLGWVVGVIPAIAFFALAKSRSDVLADSLKESVLQSRSQQPPTIPAGVVK
- a CDS encoding GNAT family N-acetyltransferase; its protein translation is MTSSVIKDLNLEIRPLQLRDLDGVEQLVNQVLADDHEKQANHLRKTLRAFRQWYGLLKVLRLFPNPTQHRFCLYVAARGDTIDGLIHVSPFNRTRTTWRVEKILVNPTLQAGEKLIPAQEVGSHLLRHCLETIWEARTWLLEVNVNDNESLGIYRQNGFQPLAQLTYWAIAPDLLNHLAETPPSVPNLLPVSNADAQLLYQLDTVSMPPLLRQVFDRHILDFKTPFWQALFDNLKKWFNHQERVQGYVFEPQRKAAIGYFDLKITKNGVKAHKAQLTVHPAYTWLYPELLSQMALAVQNIPPQTLLLASADYQPEREEYLEKLGAERTEHTLLMSRSVWHKLRETKPLEGLQLSDVLQGLQPARTPVPSRISWMRHFQHQKPVQGGEKGAEHPPEAHS